In Ignisphaera sp., the sequence CTCCTCTGCTATAAGTTGCAGATTCTTTCTAGGCGAATGGCCATATATGCCCATTCTCTTTGGTCTCCTACCAGAGTTTGGACGCGGTTTTCTTAGACCACCTTTTCTAACTCTAACCCTAACTACGACGAATCCTGGCTTAGCTTTATATCCAAGTCTTCTGGCTCTGTCTATCCTAGTAGGCTTCTCAACCCTTACTATCGATGGCTGTCTCCTCCACTCGATTAGCCTCATCTTCATTAGCTGCCCATGTTCACCTTCGTATGGTTTTTTCCATGCAAGAGCCATGTAACGATACATCGATTGTGCCACTAAAGCCACCCTTTTTCTCTACAGCTTTTACACTGTCTATCGATAACTAGTTTTAAGCAGTAATGAAAATTAGTGCCATGGGAAGGTTTTATGCCTATACCAAAAATCTATATAGGGCTACTGGGAAAGACAAATGTCGGCAAATCAACGTTCTTCTCCGCAGCCACACTTGTCCCCACAAAGATTGAGAACAGACCTTTTGTGACCTTAGAGCCCAATACAGCAATCGCATATGTTAGAAGAACTTGTGTCCACAAAGAGCTTGGCCTCTCAAAATGCAGTCCAGTATCTTCTCTGTGCATCAATGGCGAGAGGTTTATCCCTATAATTCTAGTTGATTTGCCTGGCCTGGTTAAAGATGCTCACAAGGGCAGAGGGCTTGGAAACAAGTTCCTCGATGCAATCAGACAGGCAGACGCCCTTATACACGTTATTGATGTGTCTGGCTCTACAGATGAGGATGGAAGGCCTGTGAAGCCTGGGTATAGAGATCCCATAGAGGATGTCATAGAAATTGAGAGGGAATATGATGAGTGGATGTATGGAATAATATCCAAGGACTGGCCACGACTGGCAAGAGCATTGGACACCATGAATCAGAGCCAAGTGATCGACACCTTGGCCCAGAGGCTCTCTGGACTATCTATAACAAGGACTCATGTAGCTAAAGCCCTTGCTGCCACGGGTTTAGAGAACTCCAAGCCATCGTCTTGGAGAGAAGAAGAGCTTAGAATG encodes:
- a CDS encoding redox-regulated ATPase YchF, producing the protein MPIPKIYIGLLGKTNVGKSTFFSAATLVPTKIENRPFVTLEPNTAIAYVRRTCVHKELGLSKCSPVSSLCINGERFIPIILVDLPGLVKDAHKGRGLGNKFLDAIRQADALIHVIDVSGSTDEDGRPVKPGYRDPIEDVIEIEREYDEWMYGIISKDWPRLARALDTMNQSQVIDTLAQRLSGLSITRTHVAKALAATGLENSKPSSWREEELRMFMKTLREIAKPIIIAANKIDVPEARELYKNLVKRLPNRIIVPVTALGELMLRRFAEKGYVEYLPGDPDFVIKDRSAFTQQQLKGLELLREIMKEIGGTGVQKALNSVVFDGLNKIVVYPVEDENRYTDSKGNVLPDAYLVTKGSKAIDLAYLVHTDLGKRFLYAINAKTKQRIGKDYELKDGDVIKIVATV